The nucleotide window TTCGCATGAATCCTTGTGTCAGTTGTGTTTGACTTGTATTGAAACATCTGATGTCATGATCATGAGTTCAAAACTTGGCAGTATCTGTGTCACTCAACATAACAGGAGCTCTTTCTTTTGGCAAGATGTACTGAAACATTGAGTAAGGAAAGAGTGATGAAAATTTGAAAAGCAGAGACGATTATGCCCCATGACCAAAAGAataacaaattcttcaagaaggaTTAACCAAATCAAAACTGGAATAATCAACAGAGAATTGAAACTGAAACCAAGGTGGTGATCAACTAAGCAGAACCAAGAATATCTTCCAATCAACAAGATTCAGGAAGCAGAGGCAGACATGAGTATTTAAGAGTTTAATTTTagagaaaagtatacttttcaTCCCTCAACTTTCGGTGAAGTCTAGATTTGGTCCCTCAACTCCGAAACCGGACAACTTGCACCCTCAACTAACGAAACCGGACAAGGTTCGTCCCTGGTCTTGATTTTGACCGGTTTTGGTGCTAACTGACCCCGGTTTTGACCGGTGCTGACTCAAATTCGCGTAATTTTTTCATATCCCTGAACTTTTTGAAAGTCACACACTCTTTTCAAATCCACATAGTTTTTTCAAGTTCGCGCAAATTTTTCAAAAATAAACATACATTTTTCAAATCCGTGAATATTTTGAAATTTGTGTACTTTTTTTCAAATCAGTCTATTTTTTTTCAAGTTCATATAATTTTATCAAATCCaagtttttttttcaaatccatgaagTGTTTTTGAAATTGGCATACTTGTTTCAAATCCGCATAATTTGTAAAGTTCGTGTATTTTTTTTCAAATCGGTGTTCcttttcaaatccatgaactttGTTTGAAATTCAGATACTTGTTTCAAATTGACATAATTTTTCAACTCCACAATTTTTTTTCTAATTTGGGTACGTTTTAAGTTCACACAAAATTTTCAAAAGCAAAAAAATGTACACAAATATGAATAAGTACGTCAATTTTAAAAAATTACACGAACTTTAAAAAAGTACACGGATTTAAAAAAAGTACGTGAACTTAGAAAAAGTACGCGGATTTGGAAAAAgtacacaaatttttaaaaagttCACATATTTGAAAAAATTACCTGAATTTGAAAACATTAAGCGGAATTGGAAAAGTACGCGAATTTGAGTCAGCATGGTCAAAACCGGGGTGGGACAGCACCAAAACCGGTCAAAACCATGACCAGGGAAGAATCTTGTCCGATTTCAGTAGTTAAGGGTGCAAGTTGTCCGGTTTTGGAGTTGAGGGACCAAATCTAGACTTCACGAAGAATTGAGGGAtgaaaagtatacttttctctTAATTTTATCTAATTTGGTTTAGAGGACCTGAAACAACATGCACTTTACAACAAAAATTGGACTGGTCTCTCATGTCTAATATTATAGTATAGATTGATTGACGCTCTTGCCTAACATGCTGAATTCTACACATGAAAAAGCATCACCTCGAGGGTCAATGCTAGACATGAAAAAGCATCACCTAGAGGGTCTGAAAATTAGCTACACCGAACCAGCAGTATCATCACTTAGCAGACCTTTTCATTTCTACAAGATTTTGGACCTGTTTTATCCCTGTTTTATGTGTTCATATGTCATTAACAACTACAAAACTACAAACAACATATATAATGCATGAAGAAATAAACACATGCAAGTATTTCGCATACATCTCCAGAATACAAGCATCTAGGCAAGTACCTGCAACTGAATTGCCCGATACATCCTAAACATATCCTGCTGTGGCATGTCAAAAAGCATAAATTTTGGGGCATCGTATTGTCCAATGACTCTTCTCTTGTGGATTTTTTTGGCCCAAGGGGTGGGCATTGTGACCTGGACAAACACCGACTAGATTATGTTCCACAAACCCAGCTGCTCAGCATCTTCTGCTAGGATTACTTAAGCAGAATCTTCCGGTGACTATTTACGAACATGGAAAAGTCCTGATCGACGATCCAATTTTAGATTTTTCCCAGTCATACTTGGGGATCGGTCTTCTGTCTCAGGCCCATCCTTCTTCATATGTATTGCTTTCACCAATATCCTGGTTCTTGGCTCTGGAGTCATCCCTCTCGACTTCATTGTCGTGTAATATTGCAAAGCCTGGTCCAGCTGTCCCTGGGAGTGAAGTCCGTGAACCAGAATAGTAAATGATCGCTGATCTGGACCTGATCCATTCCTCTCCATCTCCTCCCATATTTGTTGTACCCCCTTCTCATATTTCACACTGACATAAAGGTTCAATATTAAGTTATACGTGTCAGAGTCCAACTTACAACCTGATTCCTCCATCCTCTGGATCAAATTCATAACATCTCTCGGTTTCTCAGTTGTCTTCAGAATGTAGGTGTATGTCATGTTGTTTGGAGAGCATCCCTTCTTCTCCATATCATCCAAAAGCTCATAAACTTTTTCCGTCCGCCTTATCTTACAGAAGTGTTTGATCAAAGTGTTGTAGGTAGCCACATCTGCTTGACAACCACGGTCATTCATCTCTCCAAAAATCTTAAGTGCTTCTGGAATCTTTTTCTTGAAGCACAATTGGTAAATGATACAGTTGCAAATTGCCACGTCGGGATTGATTCCCTTCTCCCACATGCTTGTGAATAGTTTCACAGCCGTACCAAGTTTGCCAGCTTTGGTTAGTGCATTTATGAACGCACCATATGTGAACAGGTCCGGCTTAAGCTTAGATGCAATGATCTCGTTCCAAACCCTTTTAGCATCAGCCAGGCTTCCCTTGACACACCAACCATTAAGAATGATGTTCCAGCTCTTTATGACAGGAGGGAACTCATCTTTCTTCTGGAGAAAGAGGGCCTCAGCCTCCTCGACGTGCTTGTACCGACAGAGCGACATCAGAAGTATCTGGAATCCAACCAAGTTGACCTCAAACCCATAATCCTTCCTCTTGTAGAATACCTCGATCGCTTCTTGCACCTTGTGCGCCCCTGCATACCGGTTCAACAGGACAGCAAACATCCTGTTCGTTACGACCAACCCACGGCGTTGTTCAGGAATCTCATCGAAGAGCTGTCTCATAAGCCTGACCTTCTTCATCCGCCCAAGGATGTCGAGCATCTCAGTGTACGTCCTTGGGCCGTGCTCATACGAAGGCAGCCCGGCTGCCCAATTGAAGAACAATAGCGCGACCTGCCAATTGGACCTCTGCTTCTGGAGGACTTTCAGAACAACGTCCTCGTCCATCTCATCGGCAAACTGAAAAAGGTCTTTGCCGAGGTCAGCATCGGCAGCACAGGACTTGAGAACTCTCAGAACTTCACCGACGCGGGCATCCAGGGAATCCTCCAAAGCGCTGGTGTGGCAAAGCCTTGGAGATCCGAGAACATATCCTCTTGGAACAATGCTTGGGTGGAAGCGTGGAGGCAAGGCTGCATCAGGAAGCACCTCCAACGCATTCTGTCCAACAGTCTGCGTGCGCGAACCAAGGACAGCGAGCCACCTAGGAACTGCGCACGGACAATGTTTGAGTTAGCATCTCTCCGGAGATTTCAGAGCATGGCACTTGGCTTCTGTGGTACCAATGAAGAAACAGGTGGGGTGGATACGAAGCGTACCGGGGACGGGGGTTTTTGTCCTGAAGGCTGCGGCGAGGACGGCGTAGGCCGACGCCGGCGGCATCTTTCCTGCCGGAGGCAAAGAGGCGAAAGCGCACACAGGAGCAGTGGCGGAGCTTGAAAGAAATCTCTCGAGGGGCGAAGCTGTAAAGAAAAACCAAATACAAAATCAGACGAATACAGCAAGTTAGATATTGCAATTATCGAGAAACTTAGACAATTATATTGATCTTCTCCACAGTAGCCTTACAAAATACATTTCTAATTTTagttttatatatatatatatatatatatatatatataacatacTCCATAACAAAAGGAACTATACCAAAATACCATTTAACCATGGAGCATTCGGTTCACTACAGCAACACTGCACTATAGACTAGCTTTTCGCTTTTTTACACCCTTAAAGTGCATAAGAACATCTTCATAGCTGTACTTCTCTGTGATTTCACTCTCTATTTTTACTAGCAAGCTATTGGCTAGATAATCATCTTCCATGGTATTACGTAGCCTTGTCTTAATGATCCTCAAAGTTGAGAATGCTCGCTCGACACTTGCTGTAGAAACTGGAAGCGTCAGAAGCAATCGCAACAATCGATCAATCAAATTGTAGATAGAATGTCTCCCTGTCTCGAAGAGATATCGACAAAGATTTGTTAAGGTTGACACATTTTTCAACTCTTTATCATTGGAGGCATCCACAAAAAAGTGTTTTGGTTGCTGCTCCAATCCATAGATTTTCCTGTTGGGTGAAATCTGCTGGATAATATTTCTTGACTATCTCACAAATATCATCAGCTTTGAAAGATCTGAATTTATTTTTAGGGATCAGGGTAGCACTAGTGGTCAATAGATCCAGTACCTTGTCATTGAACCTGAATTCTAATTCATGTAGCTGGGTATCATGTGTTGCACGGAATACTTCCACCCGGAACATTTTCCATTCAGTACAAAATGCAACTGAATAAATACATGACGAGATGACCTAATTAGCATAATTGAACTTGAGAATCAGAATACATGACGATGCTCTTAGAATCAGAATAACAAATGGGTATTTATGCATTGAGATATTTTGGCTAGATGACGAACTTTTTCCTCGACTAAGGTGAAATACATGACGAACTCCAACTGAATAAATACCCCAACTTTTCCTCAAATAAGGTGAAATAAACTTCAGAATCAGAATAACTGAACTTCCTACAATTTGCAGAGGCGAGATATAGACAGAGATCCAGCGAGGGCAGCTGCTCACCGGCTCACGGAGGCACTAGAGGGAAGGAGGCCGGCTGGCCGCCCGCCAGCGTCCAGCGGTCACCCCCACGCGGTGTCCCACCCCCACGCGAGAAAATTGGATATTTGCCACTTTCAATACATGGCTTCTCAAAATTGCCACTTTCAAGATGGGCTTCGCAATATTGCCACTTTGCTCGTTCCCTCCTTGATTACTATGCCACTTTCCTCCTTTTAgtgattttcttttttctttttccaTTTATAAGCACGGGAAAAGACCAAACTGCCCCTGATTCTATGTATACAATATACTACATACTGAGATCTGATTATCTGCATCTGGTATTCTCGTTCGAGCAGAGGAGAGAACGAACCACACAAGCACCTGCTGACGCCGCCTGCCCGGTCGCCGTCGTCGCTCGCTCGGCCCGACCGCTATCGCCGGTCGCTCTTGTGCCCGCGCGCCATAGCCGCTCAGTCCGGCCGCCTGCACGGCACTCGCGCCGCTCGTCCCGGTCTCGCCGCTCGGCTGATACTTGAGCCGCAGCGCCGAGCAGCTGACGGCGACGTCCTCGCCGCGGTCCAGCCGCTCTCTGATGGCGTCGCGCAGCGACTCCGGCCACGGGAGGAGGTCCTCGTCCGTGAGTGGGACGCCCCTGCTCATCTTCTCTGTTTTGTTCGACATGGGCAGGGAAGGGACACAGAAGTTGAGAGTTTGCTCTCAGGTGAAGAAGCTTCAGACATGGCACTGCAGGTAGTACCTTTGTTGGCGTGGGAGTGGTGGTCGTCCGCCTCGACGAAGCCGCAGCCCAGCGCGTTGGCGAGCATCGCCGCCTCGGTCCTGCGGCAAAGAATTCGCATAAGAGCAGAGCAGAGGGCAGCTGCTGCTCCCCATGTTGTCTTCTTCAGTGTTGAAGTTGAGAGAGCAAGCAATAAGAGAAGATGGGATGATTGCTGAAATTAGATCCTACGATTTGCCGCAGCCGCTGACCCCCATGATCGCGATCGCCAGCCCTGCAACCACAGATGATTGCTGAAATTTGGAGAGTGAAAGAGTGCGTACATGTGTTCTGACAGTAGAGAAATAGAATTGTTTTAGATTGTTCTGTTAGGATTCATACAAGATTGTTTTATGGCATTTAAAACCATGACGGTATATCACCAGATGCATGATATAGTACTATTTTTCAGTTCCCTGGGTTGCTTCGGAATCCATTTTCCTACCTGAATTTCATCAGAATGCAAGATGTTCTCAAATGTCCTAAATTTGAGTCAGAATGCAAGATGTTCCCAAATGTGCTGCTGGTTATATGACTGTAGCTGACATTCTCTCATTTTGTTTGAAGGATGTACTCTAGCTGTGTCTGTACTCTGTAGGGTATTCCAAATTTTATTGTTGAACCTTTTTGGACTGCTGTCACACACCACTGTACTATCTTGTGCTCAAATAACATAAGCAAAGATTCATTTGTTTTCCATAAATGGAAAGTGAAGATCATGAGATGGGCGAGCACTGAATTTTTTTTTTTTACATCTTAATCTGAACATGAGAAAAACTGTGCTGACTAAATGTTGGATATTTATATCCACACAGCAGACCAGAAGTTTCTACAATATGAGTGTATTGACCAGACCACAATTTTGGAACAACCATACTTTAAATGACAAAAACTAAGCAAAATCTGCTATATATCCACACAGTACGTCGACACGAGAATAATAATAATGAGACATAAACTGGGCATAATTTGTTGCATCTCACGACTCACTTAAATTTTGAGTTCCAAGCTCATTGAAATTGTGAGTTCATATCTCACATAAGCAACACACTGAGTAGAACTACTAGTGAGTTCACTTCTTCATAACAAGCATATTGAAAGTACTTGTTCACATCTGACATAATGCCATCTCAAACAGATCATTCATCCAACTGGTAGCTTCCTCTTTGGAGTCATCTTCTTCGGTGGAGCTGCTGTTGGCATCCTCCTTGGGGTCATCTTCTTTGGTGGAGCTGCTGTTGGCATCCTCTCTGGGGTAGTTCTAGTGGTTTGTGAAGAACTACCCTCTCCCAACAAGATAGCAAGGCGGCTGCACACATATATATTATCACATTTAGATAAAGTATTTTTGTTCCCCATTTGGACATTGCTGAACATTTGCAGCTTACCTTCTAGTGACCATGCTTGGACTGTCCTGCAATATTTGTTCTCTAGTAGGTCTTTGTGGGGTGCTAGGTTCAGCTGGCCTAGCTTTTGTACTGTTCTTTCTAGGCTTCCTCTTCCTGCAATTCAACAAAAAAAAATTATTTTTGGCATGATGTGATAATTGAAGCTTTGACTGAAAGAAAAACACTTGCCTTTTTTTGGTTCCATTGAGTGGACACTTGTAACTAGCTTGCCTATGACCCTTTTCGCCACATTTCTTGCAAGTCACTGGCCCTCTAATCATTTTCTTTCCCTTAGAATTGGTGGGAGCGGTGCTATCATCCTTGGGAGCATCATTGGCACCTTTTTTCTTGTGGCCACCTTCAAGACATCCTTTGATCCTCAATTTCCTTTGTCTTCCTTTATTTCTTTTCGCAAGTGGTGCCCCCACAACAAATGGTAGCTCCACACGTGGCCATTGTGATTTATCTGTCATTGACTCAATCTCTCTCCCATAAGCAGCCTTGAATCTGTCCACAGAGTAGTACTCATGCACAAATTGTTCAAGGTTTACTCTCTTTTGGGATGTCACAAAGGCCAAGACATGTTGACATGGCTTATCAGTGTGCTGCCATTCAAGACAAGTACACGTCTGCTGATTTAGCTTCACGACATGCCTTTCACAGTTCTTGCTATTATCCCACACCTCTGCACTCCAATTAGCAGATTCCACTACTTTTAAGTGCCCCAAACCTCTAGTATTTGCTCTCAACTGAACCATAATTGCCGGTAGTATCCGTCCAGGTGGTAGCCTTTCTCCaatccttctcctcttcctccacaAAAGCATGATCATCTCTCTAATCTTATCAGCTAGTTCAGCAACAGGTAAATCCTTAATGTCTCGGATCCAGTTGTTAAAAACCTCTGCTACATTATTAGTGATATAGTCACACTTGATATCTGGATTGAAGACACACCTCATCCACTTCAGAGTGTGGTACTGACTCAACCATTTCCATACCTCATCTGATTGGTGTCATATGTTCAGTGAACACATCTTCCCTATAAGCCCTTGCTGCAGGGTACATCCTTCCAAAGCCATGGAACCTTTTTGAAAAATTCTTCATAAGATGGTAAAAACATTCCCTTTGTTCAGCATTGGGAAACACATTCTTCACTGCATTCTCCAAGCCTTTGCAAGCATTTGTGCACACTGCAAGAAGTGGAGGATCTCCTATTGCCATCTTAAGTTGATTCATAAACCATGTCCAGTTGTCTTCTGTCTCAGACGCAATGAACCCAAAAGCAAGTGGATACATCCAATTGTGACCATCAACTGCCGTAGCTGAGGCTAAATGGGCATTCCACCTTCCATTCAATGCGGTAGAATCTATACTCAGATGTGGCCTACATCCTTCCAAAAAGCCATCAATGCATGGTTTAAGTGCACAAAAAAACTAATGAAAATACACATTACCACCTATTTCCAGTACTTCAATCTCCACAACACTTCCAGGTGACCTCTTCAGTACCTCAGCCTTCCATTTATATAACATCTCAAAACTCTCTTCCCATTTACCATAAACCTCTGCAAGAGCTTTTTCTTTCCCCCTCCAGACCGTGTCATATAGAATTGTGACTTTGTGTTGTTCTTGCAACTTTTACTGTAATTCTTTAGCACCCATATTAGGTGAATTCCTAAGGATACTCACAGCCTTGTTAGCTACCCAGTCTTGCGATGGCGTTATGGTCTTCACTCTGCTGCTTGAAACACAATCATGTTGATCAACTAAAACTGTGACATGCACATATAGAATTTAAAAATGAAGGAAAGTTATAGTAAATAGACATACACAGAGATACAAAAAATAAATAATGAATGGAGGTTATTTAGTTAGCCATATTTCACCTTTACAGTACATTTATCATCCTGTAGGCTACCAACAATCCTTCAAGGACAATCCTCACTTGACTTGCAGAACCCTCTAAATCTCTTTTTATCCGACATCTCCGTGcctatatcaaactcctcattgATGGCAAATTGCCTCACTGCTAACCTAAATTCCTTCATTGATGGGTACATTGTGCCAAGGTCCATTTTTGGGTGGTCCTTATCATATGTAATCACTACCTCATTTGGTATGACATCACTAACAGGAATGGCAGCACCATCATTATCACTGCCCTGCTCAACCATTCTACGACCCTTTGGTTCACTCTTATCTTTTTTCTCTTCTTCATCCTGCAAGCCCAAAATTTCACATAACTGATCCTCACTCAGTAGTTCAATTCTACCTTCTTCATCATGTGTCTCCACTATTTGCAAGTTATCCCAATCGACTTCTGAAATTGACGTTGCCTCAACCTGTAATGATGGATCCTCAGTACTGCTCCCCAACGCGACCTCTGGGTCATGCCTACTTGAAACAATTAAGAAAGCATGAACACAAGTTTGGATTAGCGGTCATAAACATGTCAACAGTCACGATCAGATTTTTACAAAGCATATATGTAGCTGAACATAAATTCCTCTAGATTGTTTACTATTTCCCTTCTTCATTGATGCATGATGATTCGAAAATTCTACTATTTCAAAATTCTATTGCCTTTACAATTAGGATAACTTTTACCTCTCATTATGATTTCAGGAAGAAATAAGTCTTTCAAGGTTCGGCTCTGTTGAACTAGTGGTTGTGACGACTCTGCTCTTTCTACTTTAGTGAATACACATCACTTTCTTTTTTGCACCCTTACTATATCTAGTACTGCTCCCAGAATTAGATGCCAGATAACAACGACCTTTCCCGCCCTTTCTTGATTTAGATATAGGCTATCAGAATTAGATGTAAACTGTGGATGTAGGCTATCGTTTCACCTAGCAGGGAGCAGCTTAGGAATCACTATTGTAGTTTCTGCAGATTCCATACTCACATGATGCAGTGCTTTGTTAACGAGCCATGCAAGGAGAGATTAATCGCTACAGATTTTTGAATAGAACAGGGTAAGGCTCAATACGATACCGTCCAGAATCCATGAACGCGACGACGAGAACGGCGGCACACGACGTTGACGAGATCGGCGGCACAGGATGTCGAGAAGATCGACGGCACGCGACGTCTAAGCCATCTGCTGCACTCTGCCGTCGAGAAGAATCAGGGGCAACACAAACGATATTCTTGGCGGCCGGTGCGCTGCTCTCGTATCAATTAGTATCAATTAGAACGTGGTTACTATGTACGTGTATAGTGCGCTGCTCTCGTATCAATTAGTATCAATTAGAACATGGAtactatgtatgtgtgtataatCACAGCCTGTTTGGTAAACACTTGGGCAAGGGCATGGGAGTTTGCACAAGGGTGTTTATGAAGGGATTAGGCATGGGAAGTAGATTTTTACTCCCATTCCATTGTTTGGCATATGATGGGAATTGGCGTGGGATAAAACTCTCCTCACGAATTAACAGGGTACCCCAGCATGTTTGGTTGGGAGTAGTTAGAGCTAGAGAATGGGAATTGAAGGGGTACGAGATTTCAAATCTATTGTTTGGTTAGGGGGATTGGGAATTGATAAGGGAATAGTCATGGGACTTCAGACTCCAACTCCCACCGTT belongs to Triticum urartu cultivar G1812 chromosome 7, Tu2.1, whole genome shotgun sequence and includes:
- the LOC125522486 gene encoding putative pentatricopeptide repeat-containing protein At3g15200; amino-acid sequence: MPPASAYAVLAAAFRTKTPVPVPRWLAVLGSRTQTVGQNALEVLPDAALPPRFHPSIVPRGYVLGSPRLCHTSALEDSLDARVGEVLRVLKSCAADADLGKDLFQFADEMDEDVVLKVLQKQRSNWQVALLFFNWAAGLPSYEHGPRTYTEMLDILGRMKKVRLMRQLFDEIPEQRRGLVVTNRMFAVLLNRYAGAHKVQEAIEVFYKRKDYGFEVNLVGFQILLMSLCRYKHVEEAEALFLQKKDEFPPVIKSWNIILNGWCVKGSLADAKRVWNEIIASKLKPDLFTYGAFINALTKAGKLGTAVKLFTSMWEKGINPDVAICNCIIYQLCFKKKIPEALKIFGEMNDRGCQADVATYNTLIKHFCKIRRTEKVYELLDDMEKKGCSPNNMTYTYILKTTEKPRDVMNLIQRMEESGCKLDSDTYNLILNLYVSVKYEKGVQQIWEEMERNGSGPDQRSFTILVHGLHSQGQLDQALQYYTTMKSRGMTPEPRTRILVKAIHMKKDGPETEDRSPSMTGKNLKLDRRSGLFHVRK
- the LOC125523704 gene encoding uncharacterized protein LOC125523704; amino-acid sequence: MSNKTEKMSRGVPLTDEDLLPWPESLRDAIRERLDRGEDVAVSCSALRLKYQPSGETGTSGASAVQAAGLSGYGARAQERPAIAVGPSERRRRPGRRRQQVLVWFVLSSARTRIPDADNQISVCSILYT